Proteins from a genomic interval of Piscinibacter sp. HJYY11:
- a CDS encoding ATP-binding protein — translation MADALGADASLAQRVQDAQTAMLYERAQTSTLAGMGFALLVCVGLLPYVDPRLAWGWFVLRCGVSVLRLVLTHQFVRSTLPSNRTWRGWLEATLVADGFTWGLAAVSLPATTSPHVVALLLTALVGVAAIGMFVLQPSCRASAFFLLSMLLPAGADQMLTGTRYGLFAGVGLWVFLALVMVEARRSEARIRELLTLRFTTDRISEERAEALRLAQRQSSVKSQFLATMSHEMRTPLHGILGLTRMLRKDGAIQPEKKPDEQLQLIERAGEHLLTLINDILDFSKLEAGQVRLSPQTFDLAALIDDVVSLSVPGAFQSGLSLTTRLHMPRPCYVRGDPSRLRQVLHNLIGNAIKFTEAGAVTVVAKHRGSRTRIAVHDTGVGIPADELPRIFDAFHQADSSFTRRYGGTGLGLTIARELARAMGGDLVCTSQQGRGSCFTVTVELPEARNPAPATPDDAADRVPLQGRVLLAEDNPVNALVAEAALKNMGLTVELVEDGLQAVASFRASPPDLVLLDCQMPVMDGFEAARRIREHEGEQGLQRTPVVALTANALQGDREQSLAAGMDDHLAKPFKDEDLRAVLRRHLVPA, via the coding sequence ATGGCCGACGCCCTTGGCGCTGACGCCAGCCTGGCGCAGCGCGTGCAAGACGCGCAGACCGCCATGCTCTATGAGCGCGCGCAGACCTCCACGCTCGCCGGCATGGGCTTCGCACTGCTGGTGTGCGTGGGCCTTCTCCCCTATGTCGACCCGCGCCTGGCCTGGGGCTGGTTCGTGCTGCGCTGCGGGGTCTCGGTGCTGCGGCTCGTGCTCACCCACCAGTTCGTGCGCTCCACGCTGCCGAGCAACCGCACCTGGCGGGGCTGGCTGGAGGCCACGCTCGTCGCCGACGGCTTCACCTGGGGCCTGGCCGCGGTCTCGCTGCCGGCCACCACCAGCCCGCACGTGGTCGCGCTGCTGCTCACCGCGCTGGTGGGCGTGGCGGCGATCGGCATGTTCGTGCTGCAGCCGAGCTGCCGCGCGAGTGCCTTCTTCCTGTTGTCGATGCTGCTGCCCGCGGGGGCCGACCAGATGCTGACCGGCACCCGCTACGGCCTCTTCGCCGGCGTGGGCCTGTGGGTCTTTCTCGCACTGGTGATGGTGGAGGCGCGCCGCTCCGAGGCGCGCATCCGCGAGCTGCTCACGCTGCGCTTCACCACCGACCGCATCTCCGAGGAGCGGGCCGAGGCCCTGCGGCTTGCGCAGCGGCAGAGCAGCGTGAAGAGCCAGTTCCTCGCGACCATGAGCCACGAGATGCGCACGCCGCTGCACGGCATCCTCGGACTCACGCGCATGCTGCGCAAGGACGGCGCCATCCAGCCCGAGAAAAAACCCGACGAGCAGCTTCAGCTCATCGAGCGTGCCGGCGAGCACCTGCTGACGCTCATCAACGACATCCTCGATTTCTCCAAGCTCGAGGCGGGGCAGGTGCGCCTGTCGCCGCAGACCTTCGACCTAGCTGCGCTGATCGACGACGTGGTGTCGCTGTCGGTGCCGGGCGCCTTCCAGTCCGGCCTGTCGCTCACGACACGGCTGCACATGCCGCGGCCCTGTTATGTGCGCGGCGACCCGTCGCGCCTGCGCCAGGTGCTGCACAACCTGATCGGCAACGCGATCAAGTTCACTGAAGCCGGGGCCGTGACGGTGGTGGCCAAGCACCGCGGCTCGCGCACGCGCATCGCGGTGCACGACACCGGCGTCGGCATCCCGGCCGACGAGCTGCCGCGCATCTTCGACGCCTTCCACCAGGCCGACAGCTCCTTCACCCGCCGCTACGGCGGCACCGGCCTCGGCCTCACCATCGCCCGTGAGCTCGCGCGCGCGATGGGCGGCGACCTCGTGTGCACCAGCCAGCAGGGCCGCGGGTCTTGTTTCACCGTGACGGTGGAGCTGCCCGAAGCGCGCAACCCGGCGCCCGCAACGCCCGACGACGCCGCCGATCGGGTGCCGCTGCAAGGGCGTGTGCTGCTGGCCGAGGACAACCCCGTCAACGCCCTCGTGGCCGAGGCGGCACTGAAGAACATGGGGCTCACGGTCGAGCTGGTCGAAGACGGCCTGCAGGCCGTGGCCTCGTTCCGCGCCTCACCGCCCGACCTGGTGCTGCTCGATTGCCAGATGCCGGTGATGGACGGCTTCGAGGCCGCGCGCCGCATCCGCGAGCACGAAGGCGAGCAGGGCCTGCAGCGCACGCCGGTGGTGGCGCTGACGGCGAATGCCCTGCAAGGCGACCGCGAACAGAGCCTCGCGGCGGGCATGGACGATCACCTCGCCAAGCCGTTCAAGGACGAGGACCTGCGCGCCGTGCTGCGCAGGCACCTCGTGCCGGCCTGA
- a CDS encoding YceI family protein, which produces MIKKTLLVTALVAVAGVAQAQSATYAIDPTHTFVNFEAKHFGTSTLRGRFDKKEGSVSFDKAAKTGKAEITIDTTSVSTGVGPLDGHLKSKDFFNAAEHPTAKFVGDKFTFNGDKVTTVAGTLTFLGKTQPVTLTATNFNCYQNPMLKREVCGGDFETTIQRTQFGNNYGVPGIPDNIKLLIQVEAVKQ; this is translated from the coding sequence ATGATCAAGAAGACCCTGCTCGTCACCGCCCTCGTCGCCGTTGCCGGCGTCGCCCAGGCGCAAAGCGCCACCTATGCGATCGACCCGACGCACACCTTCGTGAACTTCGAGGCCAAGCACTTCGGCACCAGCACGCTCCGCGGCCGTTTCGACAAGAAGGAAGGCAGCGTGAGTTTCGACAAGGCCGCCAAGACCGGCAAGGCCGAGATCACCATCGACACCACCTCGGTCAGCACCGGCGTGGGCCCGCTCGACGGCCACCTGAAGAGCAAGGACTTCTTCAACGCCGCCGAGCACCCGACCGCCAAGTTCGTGGGCGACAAGTTCACCTTCAACGGCGACAAGGTCACCACCGTGGCGGGCACGCTCACCTTCCTGGGCAAGACGCAGCCGGTGACGCTGACCGCCACCAACTTCAACTGCTACCAGAACCCGATGCTCAAGCGCGAGGTGTGCGGTGGCGACTTCGAGACCACGATCCAGCGCACGCAGTTCGGCAACAACTACGGCGTGCCGGGCATCCCTGACAACATCAAGCTGCTCATTCAAGTCGAAGCGGTCAAGCAGTAA
- a CDS encoding YceI family protein — protein sequence MKTLLVSMALATLAFGASAQQKLVPAQSEIAFTSKQMGVPVDGKFKKFDAQVAFDPKKPDAAKIAFTVDLASVSFGSSETEAEVAKPDWFNTKAFPQASFQSTAVKATGPGKFEVAGKLTIKGASQNIVVPVALAQAGGTTTATGGFTLKRLDFKIGDGDWKDTSMVANDVQVKLKFALTGVAPL from the coding sequence ATGAAAACACTCCTTGTCTCCATGGCGCTCGCCACCCTCGCCTTCGGCGCCTCGGCCCAGCAGAAGCTGGTGCCGGCCCAGAGCGAGATCGCCTTCACCAGCAAGCAGATGGGCGTGCCCGTCGACGGCAAGTTCAAGAAGTTCGACGCCCAAGTGGCGTTCGACCCGAAGAAGCCCGACGCGGCCAAGATCGCCTTCACGGTCGACCTCGCGAGCGTGAGCTTCGGCTCCAGCGAGACCGAGGCCGAAGTGGCCAAGCCCGACTGGTTCAATACCAAGGCCTTCCCGCAGGCGAGCTTCCAGTCGACGGCCGTCAAGGCCACCGGCCCCGGCAAGTTCGAGGTGGCCGGCAAGCTGACGATCAAGGGCGCGAGCCAGAACATCGTCGTGCCGGTCGCGCTGGCACAAGCCGGCGGCACCACCACCGCCACCGGCGGCTTCACGCTCAAGCGCCTCGATTTCAAGATCGGCGACGGTGACTGGAAAGACACCTCGATGGTGGCCAACGACGTGCAGGTCAAGCTGAAGTTCGCCTTGACCGGCGTGGCCCCGCTCTGA
- a CDS encoding cytochrome b — MNTPRTRYSTVAIAFHWVLALAIVGAFGMGVYMSDLPFSPQRLKYYNWHKWAGVTILALSALRLLWRLTHRPPADPPMPAWQRGAAHATHWALYALFFAVPLVGWAYSSAAGFPIVWFGVLPLPDFVSPDKALAEAIKPWHAYLAYALAALVVMHIAAALKHQFIDRDGLISRMSLRG, encoded by the coding sequence ATGAACACACCCCGCACCCGCTACAGCACGGTCGCCATTGCCTTCCACTGGGTCCTGGCGCTGGCGATCGTCGGCGCGTTTGGCATGGGCGTCTACATGAGTGACCTGCCCTTCTCCCCGCAGCGCCTCAAGTACTACAACTGGCACAAGTGGGCGGGGGTGACCATCCTCGCGCTCTCGGCCCTGCGCCTCCTGTGGCGCCTGACGCACCGGCCGCCGGCCGACCCGCCCATGCCGGCCTGGCAGCGCGGTGCCGCGCATGCCACGCACTGGGCGCTGTACGCGCTCTTCTTCGCGGTGCCGCTGGTCGGCTGGGCCTACAGCTCGGCGGCTGGCTTCCCCATCGTCTGGTTCGGCGTGTTGCCCTTGCCCGACTTCGTCTCGCCGGACAAGGCCCTGGCCGAGGCGATCAAGCCCTGGCACGCCTACCTGGCGTACGCGTTGGCGGCCCTGGTGGTGATGCACATCGCCGCGGCGCTCAAGCACCAGTTCATCGACCGCGACGGTCTCATCAGCCGCATGTCCCTGCGCGGCTGA
- a CDS encoding IclR family transcriptional regulator, producing the protein MQPAVATAPSTAKPALVPAVARAMALLDLLEKERGPMSLAKLSTSLALPKSSVHGLCNTLVALGYLRRQDDGAFYIGPRVMGLAHAFAEATTPAQEFERLWASLGTVPQETLILSVLDGTDVVYVGVRNGMRPLGMAFSVGMRLPAHRAATGRAMLAFHDEAWVKQLYPAARLPAYMNLPAMRRSDLLAELTETRERGFSIDDESVRQGVYCLAAPVRAASGEVVAGLGVCMQKAGLKPRFVAQQRDTVIDLARRLSERLGASPQK; encoded by the coding sequence ATGCAACCCGCCGTGGCCACCGCACCTTCCACCGCCAAGCCCGCCCTCGTGCCGGCCGTGGCGCGTGCCATGGCGCTGCTGGACCTGCTGGAAAAGGAGCGTGGCCCGATGAGCCTGGCCAAGCTGTCGACCAGCCTCGCGCTGCCCAAGAGCAGTGTGCATGGCCTGTGCAACACCCTGGTGGCCCTGGGGTACCTGCGCCGCCAGGACGACGGCGCCTTCTACATCGGCCCGCGCGTGATGGGTCTCGCGCATGCGTTTGCCGAAGCGACCACGCCGGCGCAGGAGTTCGAGCGCCTGTGGGCGAGCCTCGGCACCGTGCCCCAGGAGACGCTCATCCTCTCGGTGCTCGACGGCACCGACGTCGTCTACGTCGGCGTGCGCAACGGCATGCGCCCGCTCGGCATGGCCTTCAGCGTGGGCATGCGCCTGCCGGCCCACCGTGCCGCGACCGGCCGCGCGATGCTGGCGTTCCACGACGAAGCCTGGGTCAAGCAGCTCTACCCGGCGGCGCGACTGCCCGCCTACATGAACCTGCCGGCCATGCGCCGCAGCGACCTGCTGGCCGAGCTGACCGAAACCCGCGAGCGCGGCTTCAGCATCGACGACGAGAGCGTGCGCCAGGGCGTGTACTGCCTGGCCGCGCCGGTGCGCGCTGCTTCGGGCGAAGTCGTGGCCGGCCTGGGCGTGTGCATGCAGAAGGCCGGGCTCAAGCCGCGCTTCGTCGCCCAGCAGCGCGACACCGTCATCGACCTCGCCCGCCGCCTCTCGGAACGGCTCGGTGCCTCTCCCCAAAAGTAA
- a CDS encoding ABC transporter ATP-binding protein, which produces MSDIILETRKLTKEFKGFVAVNQVDLKVKRGHIHALIGPNGAGKTTCFNLLTHFITPTSGQIVFNGNDITGEAPAHIARRGIIRSFQISAVFPHLTVLENVRVALQRKLGTSFHFWKPERSLHTLNDRALELLRQVDLESYAEHTTVELSYGRKRALEIATTLAMEPELMLLDEPTQGMGLEDVDRIRSLIKKVSANRTILMVEHNMSVVASIADTITVLQRGATLAEGPYAEVSKNPAVIEAYMGSANVELKGAH; this is translated from the coding sequence ATGAGCGACATCATTCTCGAAACGCGCAAGCTCACCAAAGAGTTCAAGGGCTTCGTCGCCGTCAACCAGGTCGACCTGAAGGTCAAGCGCGGCCACATCCACGCGCTGATCGGCCCCAACGGTGCCGGCAAGACCACCTGCTTCAACCTGCTCACGCACTTCATCACGCCGACCTCGGGCCAGATCGTCTTCAACGGCAACGACATCACCGGCGAGGCGCCGGCCCACATCGCGCGGCGCGGCATCATCCGCTCGTTCCAGATCTCGGCGGTGTTCCCCCACCTCACGGTGCTCGAGAACGTGCGCGTGGCCCTGCAGCGCAAGCTCGGCACCTCGTTCCACTTCTGGAAGCCCGAGCGCTCGCTGCACACGCTGAACGACCGTGCCCTCGAGCTCTTGCGACAGGTCGACCTCGAGAGCTACGCCGAGCACACGACGGTGGAGCTCAGCTACGGCCGCAAGCGTGCGCTCGAGATCGCCACCACGCTCGCGATGGAGCCCGAGCTGATGCTGCTCGACGAGCCCACGCAGGGCATGGGCCTGGAAGACGTGGACCGCATCCGCTCGCTGATCAAGAAAGTCTCAGCCAACCGCACCATCCTGATGGTGGAGCACAACATGAGCGTGGTGGCCAGCATCGCCGACACCATCACCGTGCTGCAACGTGGGGCCACGCTGGCCGAAGGGCCGTATGCCGAGGTGTCGAAGAACCCGGCGGTGATCGAGGCGTACATGGGCTCTGCGAATGTCGAACTGAAGGGGGCGCATTGA
- a CDS encoding ABC transporter ATP-binding protein, with amino-acid sequence MPTKFLEVKELQGWYGESHVLHGVNFHVDEGEVVTLLGRNGAGRTSTLRAIMGLIGSRKGSVKVKGQEVITLPTHRIARLGLGYCPEERGIFSTLSCEENLMLPPKQAEGGMSIAQIYDMFPNLKERASSQGTRLSGGEQQMLAVARILRTGAKLLLLDEISEGLAPVIVQKLAEMVVALRKQGYTIVMVEQNFRFAAPLADRFLVMEHGRILQEFTQAQLPDRMAQLHEYLGV; translated from the coding sequence ATGCCCACCAAGTTTCTAGAAGTCAAAGAACTACAAGGCTGGTACGGCGAGAGCCACGTCCTGCACGGCGTGAACTTCCACGTCGACGAAGGCGAAGTCGTCACGCTGCTCGGCCGCAATGGCGCGGGCCGCACCAGCACGCTGCGCGCGATCATGGGCCTCATCGGCTCGCGCAAGGGCAGCGTGAAGGTGAAGGGCCAGGAGGTGATCACCCTCCCCACCCACCGCATCGCAAGGCTCGGCCTCGGCTACTGCCCCGAGGAGCGCGGCATCTTCTCCACGCTCTCGTGCGAAGAGAACCTGATGCTGCCGCCCAAGCAGGCCGAGGGTGGCATGAGCATCGCGCAGATCTACGACATGTTTCCCAACCTGAAAGAGCGCGCCAGCAGCCAGGGCACGCGGCTTTCAGGCGGCGAGCAGCAGATGCTGGCGGTCGCGCGCATCCTGCGCACCGGCGCCAAGCTGCTGCTGCTCGATGAAATCTCGGAAGGCCTCGCACCCGTCATCGTGCAGAAGCTCGCCGAGATGGTGGTCGCTCTGCGCAAGCAGGGCTACACCATCGTGATGGTGGAGCAGAACTTCCGCTTCGCCGCGCCGCTGGCCGACCGCTTCCTCGTCATGGAGCACGGCCGGATCCTCCAGGAGTTCACCCAAGCCCAACTGCCTGACCGCATGGCCCAGCTCCACGAGTACCTGGGCGTTTGA
- a CDS encoding ABC transporter substrate-binding protein: MKLKNIAAAATLACASALVPAQAQISGDVIRIGFITDMSGLYSDIDGPAGVEAIRMAIADAGGKINGKTIELVSADHQNKPDIAAAKAREWFDTNGLDMLIGGTNSGTSLAMAKVAAEKKKLFISVGAATSALTNEQCNPYTVHWAYDTVALAKGTGNAVVKAGGKSWYFLQADYAFGAQLMNDTSSVVKAAGGNIVGSVKHPLSASDFSSFLLQAQSSKAQILGLANAGGDTINSIKAANEFGITKTMKLAGLLMFINDVHSLGLNATQGMYLTDSWYWNRDPETRAWSRKFFEKIKRMPSSIQAGDYSAAFNYLAAVKATGSDDADKVLAQMKKGKVNDIFAKGGYIRDDGRMVHDMYLMQVKTPKESTEPWDYYKVVETFKGDVAWTTKAESKCALWK; the protein is encoded by the coding sequence ATGAAACTCAAGAACATCGCAGCCGCCGCCACCCTGGCCTGCGCATCCGCACTCGTGCCGGCACAGGCGCAGATCTCGGGCGACGTGATCCGCATCGGCTTCATCACCGACATGTCGGGCCTGTACTCCGACATCGACGGCCCGGCCGGCGTCGAAGCCATCAGGATGGCCATCGCCGACGCGGGCGGCAAGATCAACGGCAAGACGATCGAGCTCGTCTCGGCCGACCACCAGAACAAGCCCGACATCGCCGCCGCCAAGGCGCGCGAGTGGTTCGACACCAACGGCCTCGACATGCTGATCGGCGGCACCAACTCCGGCACCAGCCTGGCCATGGCCAAGGTCGCGGCCGAGAAGAAGAAGCTCTTCATCTCGGTGGGCGCCGCCACCTCGGCGCTGACCAACGAGCAGTGCAACCCCTACACCGTGCACTGGGCCTACGACACCGTGGCCCTCGCCAAGGGCACCGGCAACGCGGTCGTGAAGGCCGGTGGCAAGAGCTGGTACTTCCTGCAGGCCGACTACGCCTTCGGCGCGCAGCTGATGAACGACACCTCGTCCGTGGTCAAGGCCGCCGGCGGCAACATCGTGGGCTCGGTGAAGCACCCGCTGTCGGCGAGTGACTTCTCGTCCTTCCTGCTGCAGGCGCAGTCGAGCAAGGCGCAGATCCTGGGCCTGGCCAACGCCGGTGGCGACACCATCAACAGCATCAAGGCGGCCAACGAGTTCGGCATCACCAAGACGATGAAGCTCGCCGGCCTCTTGATGTTCATCAACGACGTGCACTCGCTGGGCCTCAACGCCACGCAGGGCATGTACCTCACCGACAGCTGGTACTGGAACCGCGACCCCGAGACGCGCGCCTGGAGCCGCAAGTTCTTCGAGAAGATCAAGCGCATGCCCTCGTCCATCCAGGCCGGTGACTACTCGGCCGCGTTCAACTACCTGGCCGCGGTGAAGGCGACCGGCAGCGACGATGCCGACAAGGTGCTCGCCCAGATGAAGAAGGGCAAGGTCAACGACATCTTCGCCAAGGGCGGCTACATCCGCGACGACGGCCGCATGGTGCACGACATGTACCTGATGCAGGTGAAGACGCCGAAGGAATCGACCGAGCCGTGGGACTACTACAAGGTCGTCGAAACCTTCAAGGGCGATGTCGCCTGGACGACCAAAGCGGAATCAAAGTGCGCTTTGTGGAAGTAA
- a CDS encoding branched-chain amino acid ABC transporter permease, whose product MTEIFGIPIQAFMGQLMLGLVNGSFYAMLSLGLAVIFGLLGIVNFAHGALYMIGAYVAWFSLEKFGLNYWMALIVAPLVVGALGLVIERTLLKHLYKLDPIYGLLLTFGISLIFEGVFREQYGVSGQSYSVPEALQGATNLGFMVLPNYRAWVIVASLVVCLGTWALIEKTSLGAKLRAGTENPALVQAFGINVPMMVMFTYAGGAALAALAGVLAAPVIQITPLMGSNLIIVVFAVVVIGGMGSILGSILTGLALGLVEGLTKVFYPEASNIVVFVIMAIVLMIRPAGLFGKEK is encoded by the coding sequence ATGACTGAAATCTTCGGCATTCCCATACAAGCCTTCATGGGCCAGCTCATGCTGGGCCTGGTGAACGGCTCGTTCTACGCCATGCTGAGCCTCGGGCTGGCGGTGATCTTCGGCCTCTTGGGCATCGTGAACTTCGCGCACGGCGCGCTGTACATGATCGGCGCCTACGTGGCGTGGTTCTCGCTCGAGAAGTTCGGGCTCAACTACTGGATGGCGCTCATCGTCGCGCCGCTGGTGGTGGGTGCACTCGGCCTCGTGATCGAGCGCACGCTGCTCAAGCACCTCTACAAGCTCGACCCGATCTACGGGCTCTTGCTCACCTTCGGCATCTCGCTGATCTTCGAAGGCGTGTTCCGCGAGCAGTACGGCGTGTCGGGCCAGTCGTACTCGGTGCCCGAGGCGCTGCAAGGCGCCACCAACCTCGGCTTCATGGTGCTGCCCAACTACCGCGCGTGGGTGATCGTCGCCTCGCTGGTCGTGTGCCTGGGCACCTGGGCGCTGATCGAGAAGACGAGCCTGGGCGCCAAGCTGCGCGCCGGCACCGAGAACCCGGCGCTGGTGCAGGCCTTCGGCATCAACGTGCCGATGATGGTGATGTTCACCTACGCCGGCGGTGCCGCGCTCGCCGCGCTGGCCGGCGTGCTCGCTGCGCCGGTGATCCAGATCACGCCGCTGATGGGCAGCAACCTCATCATCGTCGTCTTCGCGGTGGTGGTGATCGGTGGAATGGGCTCGATCCTCGGCTCCATCCTCACCGGCCTCGCGCTCGGCCTCGTCGAAGGGTTGACCAAGGTGTTCTACCCCGAGGCCTCCAACATCGTGGTGTTCGTCATCATGGCCATCGTGCTGATGATTCGCCCCGCCGGCCTGTTCGGCAAGGAGAAATAA
- a CDS encoding branched-chain amino acid ABC transporter permease — translation MATTAITQTRNARIAWGVVFALLAIAPFVGLYPVFMMKALCFAIFACAFNLLLGYTGLLSFGHAAFLGSAAYATGWLVRSAGWSPELGLVAGVVIAAALGLVVGAIAIRRQGIYFAMITLAMAQMVFFVCLQAPFTGGEDGLQGVPRGKLFGLLPLGNDVAMYYLVLAIFVAVFLGILRIVHSPFGQVLKAIRENEPRAISLGYDVDRYKLLAFVLSSALAGLAGALKTLVLGFATLTDVHWSLSGEVILMTLLGGLGTFAGPVIGAFTIIGLQNFLADRVGSWVTVIIGVIFVVCVIAFRRGFVGELLAWQQRKKS, via the coding sequence ATGGCCACCACCGCCATCACCCAGACACGCAACGCACGCATCGCGTGGGGCGTCGTCTTCGCGCTGCTCGCCATCGCGCCCTTCGTCGGCCTGTACCCCGTCTTCATGATGAAGGCGCTGTGCTTCGCGATCTTTGCCTGCGCCTTCAACCTGCTACTGGGCTACACCGGCCTGCTGTCCTTCGGCCATGCAGCCTTCCTCGGCTCGGCGGCCTACGCCACCGGCTGGCTGGTGCGCAGCGCCGGCTGGTCGCCCGAACTCGGCCTCGTGGCTGGCGTGGTGATCGCGGCGGCACTCGGCCTCGTGGTCGGTGCGATCGCCATCCGGCGCCAGGGCATTTACTTCGCGATGATCACGCTCGCGATGGCGCAGATGGTGTTCTTCGTCTGCCTGCAGGCGCCCTTCACCGGCGGCGAAGACGGCCTGCAGGGCGTGCCGCGCGGCAAGCTCTTCGGCCTGCTGCCGCTCGGCAACGACGTGGCGATGTACTACCTGGTGCTCGCGATCTTCGTCGCGGTGTTCCTCGGCATCCTGCGCATCGTGCATTCGCCTTTCGGCCAAGTGCTCAAGGCCATCCGCGAGAACGAGCCGCGCGCCATCTCGCTCGGCTACGACGTCGACCGCTACAAGCTGCTGGCCTTCGTGCTCTCGAGCGCGCTCGCCGGCCTGGCCGGTGCGTTGAAGACCCTGGTGCTCGGCTTCGCCACGCTGACCGACGTGCACTGGTCGCTCTCGGGAGAGGTGATCCTGATGACGCTGCTGGGGGGCCTCGGCACCTTCGCCGGCCCGGTGATCGGCGCCTTCACCATCATCGGCCTGCAGAACTTCCTGGCCGACCGCGTGGGCTCGTGGGTCACCGTCATCATCGGCGTGATCTTCGTGGTGTGCGTGATCGCGTTCCGGCGCGGCTTCGTCGGCGAGCTGCTGGCGTGGCAGCAGCGCAAGAAGTCCTGA
- a CDS encoding DUF2164 domain-containing protein: protein MAIEIPKDARKEAIASIERYFQENMEEKIGNIAAGALLNYFLEEIGPLVYNQAVADVQERLRMRVDELDVEHHEDEFQYWRKRR from the coding sequence ATGGCCATCGAGATCCCGAAGGACGCTCGCAAGGAGGCCATCGCCTCCATCGAGCGTTACTTCCAGGAGAACATGGAGGAGAAGATCGGCAACATCGCCGCCGGCGCGTTGCTGAACTACTTCCTCGAGGAGATCGGCCCGCTCGTGTACAACCAGGCCGTGGCCGACGTGCAGGAGCGGCTGCGCATGCGCGTCGACGAGCTCGACGTCGAACACCACGAAGACGAGTTCCAGTACTGGCGCAAGCGCCGCTGA
- a CDS encoding GFA family protein, with amino-acid sequence MKYTGSCHCGKVAFEVDGEIGTALACNCSICQRKGSLLWFVPRDELKLKTPEDAASTYTFNKHVIQHRFCPRCGIHPYGEGVDPKGNAMAAINVRCLEGIDLETVKVHHYDGRSK; translated from the coding sequence ATGAAGTACACCGGCAGCTGCCACTGCGGCAAGGTCGCCTTCGAGGTCGACGGCGAGATCGGCACGGCACTCGCCTGCAACTGCTCGATCTGCCAGCGCAAGGGCTCGTTGCTCTGGTTCGTGCCCCGGGACGAGCTCAAGCTCAAGACACCGGAAGACGCCGCCAGCACCTACACCTTCAACAAGCACGTCATCCAGCACCGCTTCTGCCCACGCTGCGGCATCCACCCGTACGGCGAGGGTGTCGACCCCAAGGGCAATGCGATGGCGGCGATCAACGTGCGTTGCCTCGAGGGCATCGACCTCGAGACGGTGAAGGTCCACCACTACGACGGGCGCTCCAAGTGA
- a CDS encoding sulfite exporter TauE/SafE family protein — protein MQGAEIALLVVGAAIAGFVQGLSGFAFGMVAMSIWVWAIDPKVAVVMSIAGGLSGQIFAAVRLRRGLQWPLLWPFLAGALAGVPLGVVVLPYVDAVVFKFGLGVTLMVCCSAMLFAQRFPRVTRGGRIGDGLAGLAGGVMGGLGGFTGVVPSLWCTVRGWDKDTARAVLQNFNLAALSVTFATYVGTGMVTREMWPLFAVVVPALLIPSVLGTRLYVGLSEAAFRRVILGLLTFSGLVMIASSLPVLLKR, from the coding sequence ATGCAGGGCGCTGAGATCGCGCTGCTGGTCGTCGGGGCGGCGATCGCGGGCTTCGTGCAGGGCCTGTCGGGCTTTGCCTTCGGCATGGTGGCGATGTCGATCTGGGTCTGGGCGATCGACCCGAAGGTGGCGGTCGTGATGTCGATCGCCGGCGGCCTGTCCGGGCAGATCTTTGCCGCCGTGCGCCTGCGCCGCGGCCTGCAGTGGCCACTGCTGTGGCCCTTTCTCGCCGGGGCGCTGGCCGGCGTGCCGCTGGGCGTGGTGGTGCTGCCCTACGTCGATGCGGTGGTGTTCAAGTTCGGCCTCGGCGTGACGCTGATGGTGTGCTGCTCGGCGATGCTCTTCGCGCAGCGGTTCCCGCGCGTCACGCGCGGCGGTCGCATCGGTGATGGCCTTGCGGGCCTGGCCGGTGGCGTGATGGGCGGGCTGGGTGGTTTCACCGGCGTCGTGCCTTCGCTCTGGTGCACCGTGCGCGGCTGGGACAAGGACACCGCGCGCGCCGTGCTGCAGAACTTCAACCTCGCCGCGCTCAGCGTCACCTTTGCCACCTACGTGGGCACCGGCATGGTCACGCGCGAGATGTGGCCTCTGTTCGCGGTCGTGGTCCCGGCCCTGCTGATCCCCTCGGTGCTGGGCACACGGCTTTACGTCGGTTTGAGCGAAGCGGCGTTCCGCCGGGTGATCCTGGGTTTGCTGACCTTCTCGGGGTTGGTCATGATCGCGTCGTCGCTGCCCGTCCTGCTGAAGCGGTGA